The Phycisphaerae bacterium sequence TACGCGAAAACAAGCCTATTGACTCCGAATATTGCGCGTGCTATACTGGCGTCTAGTCGCTATTGCGCGTGCAATAGGCGCATTGAACGCAAGGTGAGAACCGGCCATGGAGCAGACCAGGGTATCCAAGAAGCCGACCGTGGTGGAGGTGGCCCGCCGGGCAAGGGTCTCGAGGGCGGCGGTGTACGCCGTCCTGAACGCGGACCGGCCGACCAACATCGGGATCAGCGACGAGAAGCGCCGGCGGGTCCTGGAGGCGGCGCGGGAACTGGGCTACGTGCGAAACGAGCTGGCCCGGTCGTTGGTAACGGGCCGGACGCACACCATCGGGGTGCTGGTGCACACGCTCAAGACCCACTTCTACACCGATTTCTTCACGTACATGGACGATGCCTGTCACGCCGACGGCTATTCGGTGTTCGTCAGTTCCAGCGAGTTCGATGGCGCCCGCGAGCGGCGGAACCTCGAGGCATATCTGGCCAAGCGGGTGGACGCGGTGGCGATCGCCCGCGGTCAGCCCGGCAACAACGACGACGTGTTACAACGGCTGATCTCGCAAGGGGTTGTGGTGGTGATCCTGGGCGAGGTGGACGTGCCGGACCTGCCGTATCCGGTGGTCGGGTTTGATGAGGGCCGGGTCGGCGACCTGACGGCTGAGCACCTGCGGTCTTTGGGGCATCGGCGGGTCCTGTACCTCAGCGCTGGCCGGACGCGGGACAACAGCCTGCGGATTCACAGCATCCGGGCCGAGCGGTTCGCCCAGGCGTGGCGGCAGGTGGGCGGCGAGGGGCTCGAGCGGTTCGATACAGCCGATCCGGTTCACGGCGGGATGGAGTTGGCTGAGGCGCTGGCGAAGATGCCCGAGGGCCGACGGCCGACGGCGGTGGCGTGCAGCACGGACCGGCTGGCGATCAGCCTGGTTTCGTCGCTACGGATGCATCGGCTGCGTGTGCCGCGGGACATTTCGGTGATCGGCTGTGATGACATCGACGCGGCGGCTGAGTGCACGGTGCCTCTGACCACAGTTCGCCTGCCGACGGACCGGATGGCTGAAGGTGCGTGGCGGCTGATCAAGGGCAAGCTCGGTTCGGAACCGGCCGATTCCGAAAGCGGTTCCGAACGGCTGATCATCCAGCCGGAGCTGGTGATCCGGGAGTCGACAGAGAAGGCGAGGAATTGCTGATTTCCGATTGTTGATGGCTGATTTGAGGAAGGCATGAACATGAACGGGTTGGCGGCTCCTTCACATTCGAAATCGTTTACGCTGATTGAGCTGTTGGTGGTCGTGGCGATCATCGCGGTGCTGGTGGCGATCCTGCTGCCGGCGCTGAGCGCGGCGCGGGAAAGCGCCCAGCGGGTGCGGTGCCTGGCGAATCTGCGGCAGCTCGGCGTGGGTGCGGTGATGTGGGCGGGCGAGACGAACGGGGACATCGGCGGACTGCCCGGGCGGGTGCACATTCCGCCGCGATGGGACGAAATCTACCTCGCCACGATCTTCGGCCGGCCGGCGGCGGTCGATCAGCTTCGCGACTGCGCGGCGATCCTGCGGTGCCCGAGCGATCCATACCCGCGGCCGGCCGGCGAGGTGGCCCGGTCGTTCGCGACCAGCCCGTACGTGATCAACTACAACGGCGAGTATCCGTGCCCGCAGCCGGCCTACACGAGCATCAAGGTGGACCAGGTTCCCCAGCCGTCGGAAACCACGCTGCTCTCGGAATTCTGGAAGGACAACATCTTCGGCGGCGGCGTGTGGTTCACCGCGCATTACTTTCCTCTGCCCGGATCGCTCTACGGCCACAGCGGGCCGTACCACGCGACGGGCGGCAACCTGCTGATGATCGACGGCCACTCGGAGTGGTTCGACGCGATGACGGACATCGCACGCTATTACCGGATGTACGAAATCACCAAGTAGGTCTCGTTGGAGAGCTTGAATGGTGCGTTTATTCTCAGCGGTTCTGGGTGTTGCGGTGCTCCTGGCGGCAGGCGCCGATGCCGCGACGGTGGAGCTCAAGCCGGTCGGCGCGGCTGGGCTGTTGCCTAACGACTACGTGCAGGCGGACAACCCGATCGGCGGGTACGTGCCGGACCAGGGCGAGTGGCGGATGGTGGTGGAGTTCGATCTCGGCGCGGTCAAGGATATCGCGGTCGATAAGGCGGTGCTGCTGTTCGACTCTCAGCCGCTGTTTACGCCCGCGGCGACGCTTGATGCGGCGGTGATTCCCGGCAGTGGCGACGTTGAAGGGGTTGACTACGATTCAGCGGCGAAGCAGCCGCTGGGCCGGGTGGCCGGTCCGAGTCAAGGGTCCGAGTCGCTTGCCTGCCGGGTGGACCTGACCGAGGCGGTGCGAAAGACGCTGGGCGGCGGCGGTCAATATCTGGCCATACGGTTCTACCGCGCGGATGTCGATCCGCGGAATCCGGCGGCGGGGGCGCGAAGCGTGCACAATCCGCGGCTGGTGATCAATCCGCCGCAGCCGACGGGAGGGAGTCTGCTGGTGCGGACGGATGCCGCGATCGCCGATCACGCCGACGCGAACGTCGAGGGAAGCCTGGCTTGGGCGGTCGGGCAGTTGGCCGACGCGGCGGGCACGGTCGAACTGCCGGGCAGCATGACATATGCGATCGGCGGCGACTTGACCGTCCCGTCGAACGTGTGTTTGCGGTTCGGCTGCGGCGCGGTGCTGGCGGTGGCCGAGGGCAAGACGCTGACGATCGACGGCTGCGTCGAGGCTGGGCTGTGGACGATCTTTGCCGGCAAGGGCAAAATTGCGGGCGAGCCGAAGGTCGAGGCGATCCGGCCGCAGTGGTTCGGGGCCAAAGGCGACGGCCAAGCCGACGATATCGAGCCGCTGCAGAAGGCGGTGGACTACGCCTGCACAAGCCGCGTGTTGGCGGTCGATCTGGGGCGCGGCCGGTACCGGATCACGCGGACCCTCAACGGCACGAACACCCGCGAGGCGGGCACGATCCACCGCGACGGGCTGCGGATTTTCGGCGCCTCGCTGATCGGCACGCAGATCATCGGCGATACCGGCGATCACCACGCGATCGTCGAGACCAGCGGCGCGCAGTGGCTGGAGATGGAGCGGGTCCACCTGGTCGCCGGCGGCGGGAATCCCAGTTCGATAGGCATCTTCACCGGCTGTCCGAAGGCGTGCCCGCAGTCGCAGAACCAGATCTACCACGTGGTGATCTCGCTGGGCGACGCGATGCAGCAAAACGGCGGGCTCGGCTCGATCGGCATCTGGAATTACGCCGCCGAGGAGCACACCTACCGCAGCCTTTACATTCACGCCAACCGGCCGGTGGTGCTCTGGGCGTTCAACGGCGAGAAACCGGACGCCCCGGACCACAAGGGCATGTTCAATTACACGAACTCATACGTCGAGTTGCTGAATGCGCCGCACTCGCTGGGCGTGGTGACCTTCAGCGGCGAGTCGTTTCTGCAGGCGGTGGGCAAACACGCACCGGTTGTCACGAGCCATTGCGCCAATTCGCTGACCATGCAGGGCGTGTACCTCGGCTCGGTCGGGTCGGGCGCCAACACGTGCGCGTTCGACGTCTACGGCTCGCTGACGAACCTGACGTATTCGGGCACGATCGAGGGGCCGGCGACGTTCGCACGGGTCAACGGGGTGCTGATCGGCAGCCGGGCCAGCGCGACGTACGGGCTGGTGGGCGAGGCGCAGCGGACCGGGCTGCTCTACGGCGATCAGACCGGCGCGATGGACGGCACCGCGCCGCTGCTGGAGCTCGGCCCGGCCGGGCGGATCGAGAATTGCGACCTGACGTTCACGCTGGAGGCCCAGCGCGAGCGTCCGCTGATCGGATTTGGCAAACCCAAGGACGGCGGCGCCCCGGCCGCGCGGATGGCCAATACGACGGTTCGGACGAATCAGCCGACCGCCTGCCTGGCCACCCCGGACGCACTGACCGCCACGTGGGCCAACGTGGTGCTGTCCAACGGCGAGACGAAACGCGTAATCAACGAGAGGACCGCCAAGTGAAGGACCTGGACCATAAGAGCCGCGATACGGAGACAT is a genomic window containing:
- a CDS encoding LacI family transcriptional regulator, whose translation is MEQTRVSKKPTVVEVARRARVSRAAVYAVLNADRPTNIGISDEKRRRVLEAARELGYVRNELARSLVTGRTHTIGVLVHTLKTHFYTDFFTYMDDACHADGYSVFVSSSEFDGARERRNLEAYLAKRVDAVAIARGQPGNNDDVLQRLISQGVVVVILGEVDVPDLPYPVVGFDEGRVGDLTAEHLRSLGHRRVLYLSAGRTRDNSLRIHSIRAERFAQAWRQVGGEGLERFDTADPVHGGMELAEALAKMPEGRRPTAVACSTDRLAISLVSSLRMHRLRVPRDISVIGCDDIDAAAECTVPLTTVRLPTDRMAEGAWRLIKGKLGSEPADSESGSERLIIQPELVIRESTEKARNC
- a CDS encoding prepilin-type N-terminal cleavage/methylation domain-containing protein, whose amino-acid sequence is MNGLAAPSHSKSFTLIELLVVVAIIAVLVAILLPALSAARESAQRVRCLANLRQLGVGAVMWAGETNGDIGGLPGRVHIPPRWDEIYLATIFGRPAAVDQLRDCAAILRCPSDPYPRPAGEVARSFATSPYVINYNGEYPCPQPAYTSIKVDQVPQPSETTLLSEFWKDNIFGGGVWFTAHYFPLPGSLYGHSGPYHATGGNLLMIDGHSEWFDAMTDIARYYRMYEITK